GAGAATATAAGAATCTATAAAACTCACGCTGTAACTTTGCTGATACTCTGCATTAAACTTTTCCTCTTCTTGGCTATATGTTCTAAAATCCTGCTTGGCTAAATCTTTAAGCTTCTGTTGTAATTCTGGCACATCTTTTGCCCCTTGTGCAAACTGCGCATTAAGCCGCTCTATAATTTTGCTCTCAAGCTTAGTATGCAAGGGCAACACAATAGGTTTAATATAGCTAGATTCAAAAGAAACTATTTCCTCATCGGCTCTTTTGAGAGATTCACTATATTTTCCTTGTGTGAAAACCACTTCACTCAAAGGCAAAGAGCTATCTTGTATGAACTCAAAAGTCATGTCTTTAAAATAACTTTTTTGCTCCCATTGTTTTTCTTCACTTTGTTGTGCTTTATCTCCAAAGTCGCTTTGCCACACACCACTTATATGCAAAAGCCCTCTCTCATCTTTACTCAAAGTCATCTTTTGTGAGTTAAGCGCAAATGAAATATATTCATCAACACCCAATGCTTCATTCCACACATTTGGTAATTCTATAAAAGCATATAAAGGCGACTCTTGCGAATCTTGCCCGCCAAAAATTTCATCTCCCGTATCACTTTCTCTATGTAAAAGAGAGAAATATGCCACTTGCTCCTTATCGCCTACTTTGCCCTTAAGCACATAAAAAGCACTGCTATTTGCTTGTAATCCTAGCAACTCTCGCACAGAGGCAAAATCTTTAGTTTGTGTCATCTCACTCTTTTGTGCCAACTCCTTATCTTGCTCTACTTGAGTAGATTCTATGCTTTGAGAATCTTTTGAATCCCCACAACCTACCAAAGC
This DNA window, taken from Helicobacter sp. MIT 21-1697, encodes the following:
- a CDS encoding DUF3298 and DUF4163 domain-containing protein; amino-acid sequence: MRFLIVVQIVLGIFLHLALVGCGDSKDSQSIESTQVEQDKELAQKSEMTQTKDFASVRELLGLQANSSAFYVLKGKVGDKEQVAYFSLLHRESDTGDEIFGGQDSQESPLYAFIELPNVWNEALGVDEYISFALNSQKMTLSKDERGLLHISGVWQSDFGDKAQQSEEKQWEQKSYFKDMTFEFIQDSSLPLSEVVFTQGKYSESLKRADEEIVSFESSYIKPIVLPLHTKLESKIIERLNAQFAQGAKDVPELQQKLKDLAKQDFRTYSQEEEKFNAEYQQSYSVSFIDSYILTFNTFSYVYAGGAHGVWGNEMESYSLHNGERLSNKIEDIFTLNEQNKNALLRTLTQKLDSPKYKERLFEGSLPLKALPQTFFITSQGINFVWHTYEIAPYVQGEISVSITYEDLKPFANPASPYAYLFGL